One window from the genome of Pseudonocardia hierapolitana encodes:
- the eda gene encoding bifunctional 4-hydroxy-2-oxoglutarate aldolase/2-dehydro-3-deoxy-phosphogluconate aldolase: protein MALESDVLTAVEALAVVPVVEIDDAAAAVPLARTLAEAGLPVVEVTFRTPAARDAVAAIAAELPDFLLGAGTLVLPDMVSAAAEAGARFGVSPGFSGACVAAAEKAGLPFVPGAVTPSEVGACLEVGARHIKFFPAGAYGGIATLKALDGPFGWTGARFMPTGGVRPENVGEYLALPNVFAVGGTWIAPRADIAAERWDVIGERARAAVARHYQ, encoded by the coding sequence ATGGCCCTCGAGTCCGATGTTCTCACCGCCGTGGAGGCGCTCGCGGTCGTTCCGGTCGTCGAGATCGACGATGCCGCGGCGGCCGTGCCGCTCGCCCGCACGCTCGCCGAGGCGGGTCTGCCGGTCGTCGAGGTCACGTTCCGCACGCCGGCGGCGCGGGACGCGGTGGCCGCGATCGCGGCGGAGCTGCCGGACTTCCTGCTGGGTGCGGGCACCCTGGTGTTGCCGGACATGGTCAGCGCTGCTGCGGAGGCGGGTGCGCGGTTCGGGGTGTCGCCCGGCTTCTCGGGCGCCTGCGTGGCCGCCGCGGAGAAGGCGGGGCTGCCGTTCGTGCCGGGTGCCGTCACCCCGAGTGAGGTCGGCGCGTGCCTGGAGGTCGGGGCGCGGCACATCAAGTTCTTCCCGGCGGGTGCTTACGGGGGCATCGCGACGTTGAAGGCGCTGGACGGTCCGTTCGGCTGGACGGGTGCTCGGTTCATGCCGACGGGTGGCGTGCGGCCGGAGAACGTGGGGGAGTACCTCGCGCTGCCCAACGTGTTCGCGGTCGGTGGTACGTGGATCGCGCCGCGTGCCGACATCGCCGCGGAGCGCTGGGACGTGATCGGCGAGCGCGCCCGGGCGGCAGTGGCGCGGCACTACCAGTAG
- a CDS encoding alkaline phosphatase: MARSLATAALACTLAACSAVPADAPAEGAREEVARNVILILGSGLGKAQHDFLQLAIAGPTGRLAMDRLSESMGASGTVTPVDPVSDAAAGATTLSTGMPTAPGAIGVDADGEALATVLEHARDAGKATGLVTTAEVTDPTVAAFAAHVAPRPALPPSDDGDGDEDGDEDAVERTIARQYLEESRVDVILGGGAARWPELTGQAQSLGYTTVSDTVALRTTAAERLLGLFADGPMFEPGRPGEGRYAPAVPLPDMTRAALAALDRREAGFFLVVNEAGIDAMAREGNGALVLEAGRALDATVQAALDFRAVNPGTLIVVAGDHETGGMNFTLADPGPTRPGSDGPYPAADSDQVIWLRWTRKGPTNAPVPITAAGPGAEAFRGSMANTQIFPELLEAMSLRA, encoded by the coding sequence GGAGGTGGCGCGCAACGTCATCCTCATCCTGGGAAGTGGGCTGGGGAAGGCCCAGCACGACTTCCTGCAGCTGGCGATCGCGGGCCCCACGGGCCGGCTCGCGATGGACCGGCTCAGCGAGTCGATGGGGGCGAGCGGGACGGTGACGCCCGTCGACCCGGTCTCCGACGCCGCCGCGGGAGCCACGACCCTGTCCACGGGCATGCCCACCGCGCCGGGCGCGATCGGCGTCGACGCCGACGGTGAAGCCCTGGCAACGGTGCTGGAGCACGCGCGGGACGCGGGCAAGGCCACCGGCCTCGTGACCACGGCCGAGGTCACCGACCCCACGGTCGCCGCGTTCGCCGCGCACGTCGCCCCCCGGCCCGCCCTCCCGCCCTCGGACGACGGCGACGGCGACGAGGACGGGGACGAGGACGCCGTCGAGCGCACGATCGCCCGGCAGTACCTGGAGGAGTCGCGGGTCGACGTGATCCTGGGCGGCGGCGCGGCACGGTGGCCGGAGCTCACGGGGCAGGCGCAGTCGCTCGGCTACACCACCGTCTCCGACACCGTCGCGCTGCGGACGACGGCGGCCGAGCGGCTGCTGGGTCTCTTCGCCGACGGGCCGATGTTCGAGCCGGGCCGGCCGGGCGAGGGCCGCTACGCCCCCGCCGTGCCGCTGCCCGACATGACGCGCGCCGCGCTCGCGGCCCTCGACCGCCGAGAGGCGGGCTTCTTCCTCGTCGTCAACGAGGCGGGCATCGACGCGATGGCGCGCGAGGGCAACGGTGCACTCGTGCTGGAGGCCGGGCGGGCGCTGGACGCCACCGTGCAGGCCGCGCTGGACTTCCGGGCGGTCAATCCCGGCACCTTGATCGTCGTGGCCGGCGACCACGAGACCGGCGGCATGAATTTCACCCTCGCCGACCCGGGCCCCACCCGCCCGGGGTCGGACGGCCCGTACCCGGCCGCCGACTCCGACCAGGTGATCTGGCTCCGTTGGACCCGCAAAGGCCCCACGAACGCACCCGTCCCCATCACGGCCGCCGGCCCCGGCGCCGAGGCCTTCCGGGGAAGCATGGCCAACACCCAGATCTTCCCCGAGCTGCTGGAGGCGATGAGCCTGCGGGCGTGA
- a CDS encoding SDR family NAD(P)-dependent oxidoreductase, which produces MTNRFEGRRVAVIGATGGIGLAICESLAGQGAHVHGLDLKGLEALPAGVSGHQVDVTSEESVAAVVRALYADDDRPVDLVNSAGTVENVAAEDMPLAEFDRILAVNLRGVFLTCREFGRELLAHGGGAIVNIASMSGNAIVNHPQRQCAYNTSKAGVSALTRSLAVEWGPRGVRINTVSPGYVQTPLTMAKTDLHPQWMRETVLGRFAQPWEIAKAVEYFLSDDSAFCCGTELLIDGGFALR; this is translated from the coding sequence GTGACCAACCGCTTCGAGGGGCGGCGCGTCGCCGTCATCGGCGCCACCGGCGGGATCGGGCTGGCGATCTGCGAGAGCCTCGCCGGTCAGGGCGCCCATGTCCACGGGCTCGACCTGAAGGGCCTGGAGGCGCTCCCGGCCGGTGTCAGCGGCCACCAGGTCGACGTGACCTCGGAGGAGTCGGTGGCCGCTGTGGTCCGCGCGCTCTACGCCGACGACGACCGCCCGGTCGACCTGGTCAACAGCGCCGGCACCGTCGAGAACGTCGCGGCCGAGGACATGCCGCTCGCCGAGTTCGACCGGATCCTCGCGGTGAACCTGCGCGGGGTGTTCCTCACCTGCCGCGAGTTCGGCCGCGAGCTCCTCGCCCACGGTGGCGGCGCGATCGTCAACATCGCCTCGATGTCGGGCAACGCGATCGTCAACCACCCGCAGCGCCAGTGCGCCTACAACACGTCGAAGGCGGGCGTCAGCGCGCTCACCCGGTCGCTGGCCGTCGAGTGGGGGCCGCGCGGGGTGCGGATCAACACCGTCTCGCCCGGCTACGTGCAGACCCCGCTCACGATGGCCAAGACCGACCTGCACCCGCAGTGGATGCGCGAGACCGTGCTCGGCCGGTTCGCGCAGCCCTGGGAGATCGCGAAGGCGGTGGAGTACTTCC